The stretch of DNA tgtgaaaaaaaaagagacCTCATTTGAAAAGAATCAGATTGTTACAGAGAAGTTCTGTGATGTCaaattttttggagctACAAATGGTATTAGGCGATGTCATATAATTGAACGGCGCAGTTGCCACGACTCAAAGGCCTTTTCTCGTGTCCCAATGAGATGGGCAATGTACTTGTGCCTGCTATTACTATTTATAGGCCCCGTCAGCGCGCTTCGTTTCGGAGTCTGTATCCAACCCAGTGCAGGAAACGCAATAGATTTATTTAAGACCGTCAATGATTACCAATCGCGCATTAATACAATGAACAAGTTAAACAATAAAGAAAGGCAGCTTTTAACGGAGCGATTCGAAACTGCCGTAACGAACTACATATCCTGCAATACCTGCCTACGCTATTATTTAAAAGATCATCTTGAGATAAGCATGGAAAACGATAAACCGTTCGAAATGAGCAATATTTTGATCTCGTTAGATATCCATATCAATGAACCGATCGATGCTAAAATTCAGCAACTCAACCTAAATGTCATCGATCGACACGGAAACACATTGAGGCGCAAAAATAACCTGCAAGACCAGAACATACAGATGGTCGTTGATTTCCCTCTTTATGATCACAGGAATGACTATAAATTAGAATATCTAGATCTCTGTTTCGAGAATATCAAGATTGATCAATCATGGAAATCAGTCCCGAAAGACATTGAAGCTTATATCACATTGAAATTTGGTGTACCGGAAATACTGAAAACATACCAAGAAAATTCGAAAGAGCTGCTGACAGTGAAGTCAAAGCTTTTTAAAATAGAGAATGAAGTGGATCAGATAATTACACAAATTAGACAAATGTTGTCAGACGAGAGTAAGCTAAGAAATGTGAACGAAGCAATATTGAGCAACTTCTCATTATTCGGTATTCTCATAGTACTCATTCTCATACTATCTGGAGCAGTGCAGCTATGGTGGCTCATCAATTGTATGAAGCAGAAAAGCCTTTTGTAAACTGGCTGGACTCGCCAATAAGGAACAAAGATAGCTCGTTATATCAAAGAAAAGGAAAACTTTTTGAACTATAGAAGCGGTATGCTGTTCTGTAATTGATTGCACTCCAATACTGTAGGACTTTCAATCACCTACtccaaaaatcaaatctCACTTAGAGATTACCTACTGAACGAAAGCAGCAAATCTGTCAGTTGTAATTTCAAACAGGGTTGGTTACAAATCTACAAAGAAATAAGGAGTCTGTTGATGGCCACCAATCAATATTTCATTTGATCTCATATTAAGCGTTTTACCGCTAAAAGAGAGAGAGTTAaaaagatttttttttctcgtctAATTTTTAGATCACGATGAAAAGACTCTATAACGAAGTACGTGGGCTGATTAATTCGCATGGTAGGCTAAAATTCATATCGATTCATAGATATGTTTCAACGGGAAATAGCCAAGAGCAGACTGTCATTCATCCACTATTGTTAAAGCGGGCCGATTTGTTTAAAACTGAACTCAAACAAATTGGAGATAAAATGTCCTCCAGTGCGGCCTTCAATAGCAGCGAATCAAAGAAGCTTACGAGAATTACACAAGTGGTTGAACTATATGATCAATTCATGAAACAGTCCGACAATATCTCTGGACTAAAGGAAATTTTGAGTGAACCAGATCTGGATGAAACTTTGAAAGAGGAGGCTGAACTTGAACTCAAATTGAGTTACGAACAAATGATACATACATCGAATATGCTAAAAGCAAAACTGTTACCACCAGTCTTATATGCTGATCGTCCGTGTTTGATAGAGCTCCGCCCAGGGGCAGGTGGGCATGAAGCAAACATATTCACAAACGACCTTTTGGAGATGTACATCAAATTTTGTCAGATCAACCATTGGCCGTTTGAAATTGTGTCCAAAAATGAGCATATTTCAGGGAAAGGGATTGTGGAGGCAACTCTGATGATAAATGAGAAGGGATCTTTTGATAGGATGAGGCACGAAGCCGGTGTCCACAGAGTTCAACGCGTGCCGGAGACAGAGAACAAAGGAAGAGTTCATACATCGGCAGCCGCTGTGATTGTTTTGCCTAAAATAGAAGCTGACAAAAGTGATCCTGAGTATAGAACGTTCAAAAGCGATGAATTACGAATCGACGTAATGAGAGCTAGCGGCTCAGGAGGCCAACATGTTAACACAACGGAATCTGCAGTTCGCATCACCCACTTGCCGACTGGCATATCTGTTCACATACAGGACGAAAGATCACAGTTGCGAAACAAAGAGAAAGCAATGCAAATCCTGAGGGCCAGGCTTGCAGACCTTGAAATGAGACGCCGAATGGCTAGGGAAAGAGAACAACGAAATGAACAGGTTTCTTCTGTGGATAGAAGCGATAAAATAAGAACATATAATTTTCCTCAAAGCCGTGTCACTGATCATCGATGCAATTTTACACTTTATGATCTTGAAGGTTGTTTGTCAGGAGAACGCCTAGGTGAAGTGATCGATAATGTAGCTGGAAAGGAAACGAATGACCGAATAGCTGGACTCCTATCTACAATGGAGACAGACTCCTCGTTACAGTGTATATAGATATTATTATTTATCACTAACAAGGTAAGGTAAGACGACATGGCTACTAATAAGGTGGCTGTGCAGAGATGGGTGGCAAATagttttttgaacaaaacaCTTAAAAATATAAGTTGTCGATTTGAGAATAATCAGGATTTAGGGTACAATGACACTTCCAAGGCTTGAGGATGCTCGCACAGCAGCAAGAAATGGAGACATTCGTAAAGCAGAGCAAATATATACAGAGATACTCGAATTGAAGTCTGCTGATACTTACCACAGGAATGAAAAACTCATTGATATGCAAGAGATAGGCATCCAAGAACTTGGTGAGCTCTATCGTGATAACAACAATGAAGAGAAGTTGGTGGAGCTGGTTTCAAAAGCTCGTTATACCATGGGCGCCTTTGCAAAATCGAAAACAGCCAAAATCATTAAGAATTTGATTGACTTAATCGAGCATTCCAAATTCAGTGATGCACTTTCTGTAACTATCAAAACAACTCAGGAATGCATTGATTGGGCAATTGATGAAAAGCGTACCTTTTTGAGACAGGCATTACAAATTCGTCTAGCTTCTCTTTTTTACAAAAATAAAGAGTTCATGAAATCTCTCTCGGAGATATCCCCTTTGTTGAGggagttcaaaaaattggaTGACAAATCTTCGTTGGTTGAAGTTCAACTTCTGGAGTCAAAGAATCATTTTCAGCTGAAAAATCATGCAAAGTCGAAAGCTGCAATAACTTCGGCCAGAACCTCAGCCAACGCGATCTACTGCCCGTCACAATTACAggcagagctggatttgatgAGTGGAATTTTGCATGCAGAAGACAAAGACTTTAGTACAGCATTTTCATACTTTTATGAAGCATTCGAAAATTATCAGATTCATACAGATGAAGAGAAGACGATAAAGGTGCTGAAATATATGCTGTTATGCAAAATCATGCTGAACTCAATTGATGACGTCAACTCTCTTCTTAATAATAAGAACGTGTCGAAATATGCTCAAGGAAAAGACATAGAAGCTATGAAATCTGTCTCATTGGCACATTCAAATAGATCTTTGAAGGAACTTGAGGATTGTTTGAAATCGTATGTGACTGAATTAACCCAAGATCCGATTATAAGGTCACACCTAGCAGATCTTTATGACTCTCtatttcaaaaaaatctGTTGAAATTGATAGAACCTTATTCTTGCATCGAAATATCTCACATAAGTTCGATGATAGGGCTTCCTAAGAACATTATCGAAAGCAAACTGAGTAACATGATATTGGATAAAGTGTTTTATGGAGTCCTTGATCAGGGAAATGGGTGGCTTATAATTTATGAGGAGCCTCTTAAGGACGAGATGTATGATTTGAATTTGAACGTAATCAGAACTATGTCCAATGTTGTTGACTTGCTTTACGAAAAAGCTTCTCTTTTAGAGTAAGACTATAATACATCAGTGCTACTTTCCTAACTATCAGAATATGTAATTCTCACTGCTTACAGTAGCAAActttttcagaaacgaTTTGAGTTTTTTAGCTGCTCTGAACACCTCATAAAGTCTAAACTCGTTTGAGCTTAATAAGTGGACTAGCTCCATTGCCTTTTTAATCAGCAAATCACTTGAATGTTTTTCGAAGGATATCAACAAGTTGAACGTCATGTCGAATAAAGCAGGTATGTATAGCTGTCTCAGCTCACAATAGATTCTGCGGTCCTCAAGGGCAATGAACTGGTCGTTTGAAAGATCAAACAAAA from Ogataea parapolymorpha DL-1 chromosome VI, whole genome shotgun sequence encodes:
- a CDS encoding Peptide chain release factor 1, mitochondrial, which produces MKRLYNEVRGLINSHGRLKFISIHRYVSTGNSQEQTVIHPLLLKRADLFKTELKQIGDKMSSSAAFNSSESKKLTRITQVVELYDQFMKQSDNISGLKEILSEPDLDETLKEEAELELKLSYEQMIHTSNMLKAKLLPPVLYADRPCLIELRPGAGGHEANIFTNDLLEMYIKFCQINHWPFEIVSKNEHISGKGIVEATLMINEKGSFDRMRHEAGVHRVQRVPETENKGRVHTSAAAVIVLPKIEADKSDPEYRTFKSDELRIDVMRASGSGGQHVNTTESAVRITHLPTGISVHIQDERSQLRNKEKAMQILRARLADLEMRRRMAREREQRNEQVSSVDRSDKIRTYNFPQSRVTDHRCNFTLYDLEGCLSGERLGEVIDNVAGKETNDRIAGLLSTMETDSSLQCI
- a CDS encoding 26S proteasome regulatory subunit rpn6 codes for the protein MTLPRLEDARTAARNGDIRKAEQIYTEILELKSADTYHRNEKLIDMQEIGIQELGELYRDNNNEEKLVELVSKARYTMGAFAKSKTAKIIKNLIDLIEHSKFSDALSVTIKTTQECIDWAIDEKRTFLRQALQIRLASLFYKNKEFMKSLSEISPLLREFKKLDDKSSLVEVQLLESKNHFQLKNHAKSKAAITSARTSANAIYCPSQLQAELDLMSGILHAEDKDFSTAFSYFYEAFENYQIHTDEEKTIKVLKYMLLCKIMLNSIDDVNSLLNNKNVSKYAQGKDIEAMKSVSLAHSNRSLKELEDCLKSYVTELTQDPIIRSHLADLYDSLFQKNLLKLIEPYSCIEISHISSMIGLPKNIIESKLSNMILDKVFYGVLDQGNGWLIIYEEPLKDEMYDLNLNVIRTMSNVVDLLYEKASLLE